A single window of Vibrio sp. HB236076 DNA harbors:
- the tolR gene encoding protein TolR, translating into MPGYQRKKRRMTAEINVVPYIDVMLVLLIIFMVTSPFVTQGVDVNLPQASTAKTAQELMGDDNASFVIVEVDKEGQLGVSIDNDDFERNLSIDEVISRVQAERELNPNSPVAVGGDKATSYENIVLVLDQLSRAGIAKVGLLTDFNNDN; encoded by the coding sequence ATGCCAGGATATCAACGAAAAAAACGCCGCATGACGGCGGAGATCAATGTCGTTCCCTATATCGATGTGATGTTGGTGTTGTTGATCATCTTTATGGTGACATCGCCTTTTGTCACACAAGGGGTAGATGTTAACTTGCCCCAAGCATCAACGGCGAAAACAGCTCAAGAATTAATGGGGGACGATAACGCCAGTTTTGTTATCGTTGAAGTCGATAAAGAAGGGCAACTTGGTGTCAGCATCGACAATGATGACTTTGAGCGTAATTTGTCGATCGATGAAGTGATTTCTCGCGTTCAAGCGGAGCGTGAATTAAACCCTAACTCTCCAGTAGCCGTTGGTGGGGATAAAGCCACTTCTTATGAAAATATAGTTTTGGTCCTTGATCAACTCAGTCGTGCTGGTATAGCTAAAGTTGGCCTGTTAACAGATTTTAATAACGATAACTAA